Part of the Panicum virgatum strain AP13 chromosome 4N, P.virgatum_v5, whole genome shotgun sequence genome is shown below.
CTGGAGTTTTCCCGGAGGACCAACGGGCCGTGAACTTCATCTACGGTGGCTCCAGCACTCCATCCTGCCGACGCCAGCTTAAGCTCCACGATCACGAGGTCAACTCGGTGTTCAGGCACCCGATTGAGCCGTTTCGCTGGTCGGAGATGCCGATCACGTTCAATCGGCGCGACCACTGGGTCCACTTGCCCAAGCTGGGTTCCTACCCCCTTGTGGTTAATCCAATGGTCAGCCAGGTCCGCCTAGCCAAAGTACTCATCGACGGAGGCAGCAGTCTCAACATCATCTTCACCGATACCCTGGAGAACATGGGATACGACATGACCACCATGGTCCCATCGAACcaggccttctacggcatcatccccGGTGCTAGGTCCACTCCGATCGGCAGGGTGACACTGAAGGTCTCCTTCGGCACTCGGGACAACTACAGGACCGAGAGCATCAACTTCGAGGTCGCTTCATTCGACTCCTCCTACCATGCCATACTCGGGAGGCCTGCgctcgccaagttcatggcgatccaCCACCACACATATCTTCTCATGAAGATGCCGGCGCCAAATGGAGTCCTCTCCATCTACGGTGACATTCAGACGTCTCACTCCTGTGAGACGAAGAACATCAATCTGTCCTCCACCCTGGAACGTTTCAGGAACTCTGCCTTAGTCACTCAGGTGGCTAAGGACCTGCCAAAGGATCAGCTTCAGACCCCGACAAAGGACTCGACTTTCGAGTCCCAGCTGTAGCCAGACCAGCAGGTCAAGGCTATCGCCCTCAGGGATGACGAGCCTCACAAGACAACGTTGATCGGGTCCTAGCTCGACCCGGCATAGGGAGACACactcacctccttcctccgagctaattgggacatcttcgcatggaagccCTCCGACATGCCAGGCGTTCCGAGGGAGGAGGTTGAGCACTCCTTGGATCTCAAAGAGAAGGCACGACTCGTCAAACAACGCTTGCGCCATTTCGCCCAAGATCGGAAGGAGGCCATTAGGGTAGAAGTCACCTGGCTTATAGCTGCTGGGTTCATTCGAGAAGTCGCACACCTAGATtggctggcaaacccagtccttgtaaaaaagaaaaatggtgaatggagaatgtgtgtcgactacaccgatctcaacaaacactgccctaaGGATCATTTTCCCTTACCATGCATCGACCAGGTTGTTGACTCAACAGCTGGGTGCGTTCTTCTATCTTTTCTTGattgctactcagggtatcatcagatcacCCTGAAGAagtcggatcaagagaagacctccttcATCACGCCCTTTGGGGCCTACTGCTACAACATCATGACGTTCGGGCTCAAGAACGCGAGTGCCACCTACCAGAAAGCCATCCAGAGATGCCTCTAGAGGCAAATCGGGCGCAACGCCGAGGCTTACGTGGATAACATGGTCATCAAGACCAAGAGCAATGATTAGTTCATTGTGGATCTAAAAGAGACATTTGAAAATCTTaggaaattcaaatggaagctcaaccccACCAAATGCGTCTTTGGTGTTCCatccggaaaactactcggtTTCATCATAATCTATCGAGGAATCGAAGCTAACCCCACCAAGGTCAATGCCATCAGATTCATGAAAGCACCCAGGTGCAAGAAGGATCTGATGggtgcatggcagccttgagtAGGTTCATCAGCTGACTCGGCGACAAAggcctccccttcttcaaacttctctgAAAGTCCGACAagttcgagttgaataaggatGCCTCCAGGGCATTCCAGGAACTCAAGCAGTTCTTGACAACCCCACCCATACTCACAGTACCAGACGATGGAGAGACCCTGCTCTTATACATCGCCTCTACCACCCATGTAGTAAGCACAACCCTGGTCGTCGAACGAGACGAGCTAGGACATGCCTACAAAGTCCAGCGACCCATTTACTTCATTAGTGAAGTACTCGGCGAGTCAAGGGTGCGCTACCCACATGTCCAGAATCTGCTTTACGTATTGCTTATCACCTCAAGGAAGTTGCGGCACTATTTCCAAGCCCACAAGATCAAGGTCGTCTCCTTCTTTCCACTCAGCGACATCCTCCACAACAGAGACACCAACGGCCGGGTCGTCAAATGGTCAGTAGAACTTGGATCCCTCTCCATTGAATTCATTCCACGCTCCACCATCAAGTCCTAGGTCCTTGCCGACTTCATCGCTGAGTGGACGAAAATTCAGGACCCACCACCAGATACACGACCCAAGCACTAggtcatgtacttcgacggcgcCCTCAACCTCGATGGCGTCGGGGCAGGAGTCCTCCTCAtatcccccaagggagaacaactGCAATACATCCTCCAGCTACTCTTCGGGGCCACCAACAATGCTGCTGAGTACGAAGCTCTCATCCACGGTCTCCGGATCGCTGCTTCCTTCGGCATAAAGCGCCTCCTCGCGTACGGCGACTCCAAAGTCATGATCCAGCAAGTCAACAAAGACTGGGAATGCACCCAAGAAAAGATGGACGCATACTATAGAGAGATACAAAAACTTGAATCCAAGTTCTACGGACTCGAGTTCCACCATGTCCTCCGGGACTACAACGTCGCCGCTGACGTCCTATCCAAGTTAGGCTCCAAACGAGCTCTCGTCCCGGCAGGAGTCTTCGTCCAGAGTCTCAGGAGCCCCATTGTAAACATTGAGGAGGAACCTCCAACCAAGCCTGACTTGGTACCTGCTCTAGGGCAGGAAGTACTCATCGCCGATCCAGATTGGCGAGCACCCCTCATCGACTTCATCATGAACAACAAATCCTACCCCGACGGGAAGGACAAACAACATGTGAAGCTCGACCCCCGAGCTGCAAGTTATGTTGTCATCGGCTCTGACCTCTATAAGCACTCGACCATGTCCGGCTCCCTGTCCAAGTGCATCTCCCAGTAGGAAGGAGTCCGCCTCCTCAGCGAAATCCACTCGGGCATCTGTGGAAACCACGCCAGAGCCTCTACCCTGGTCAGGAAGGCATTCAGATCTGGCTTCTACTGGCCTACCTCCCTAGCCGATTCCATGGAGCTCGTCCGATGCTACCCCGGGTaccagttcttctccaagcagcAACACATCCCGGCTCAGGCCCGCGGATGATACCACCCTCCTGGCCATTCGCATGCTGGGGGCTCGACTCGGTAGGTCCCCTAAAAACGGCGCCTGGCGGCTTCACCCATATCTATGTTGCCATTGACAAGTTCACCAGCCAAGTGGATCGACGTTAAGCCAGTTACAGCAACTACAACAACCAAAGAAGCCGAGTTCATCCAGGAGATATCCCAACATTTCGGGGTGCCCAACCGAATCATCACTGACCTGGGCACATCCTTCACGGGCTCAGAATTCTGGGATCACTGCCAGGAGGCCTGCATCGATGTATACTATGCCTCCGTGGCCACCCTCGATGCAATGGCTAGGTTTAAAGAGCTAACAACATGATTCTCCAGGGGCTCAAAGCCAGAATATACGACCCCGGTAGAAAAATACGGATCAAAGTGGCTCCAAGAGCTACCTAAGGTACTTTGGGGACACTGAACCCAAAGAAGCCGGGCTACCAGCTACTACCCCTTCTTTATGGTTTACGGGTCAGAGGCGATATTCCCGACGGACATTGCCTTCGGCGCCCCACGCACCCAGAACTACAATGAAGATGAGGCCgaaagcactcggcaaattgAGCTCGACTCGGTAGAAGAACATCGCCTCATGGCTGCCCTCCAGCATGCTTGATACGAACAGCAGCTCAGGCACTATCATGACCGGAACATGCAGAAGCGAGATCTCCATGTCGGCGACTTGGTTCTCCATCGAATCCAATCCACAACCGGCTCCCATAAGCTGTCCTCCCCCTGGGAAGGACCACCGGCTCCCATAAGCTGTCACCCCCTAGGA
Proteins encoded:
- the LOC120669340 gene encoding uncharacterized protein LOC120669340 is translated as MYFDGALNLDGVGAGVLLISPKGEQLQYILQLLFGATNNAAEYEALIHGLRIAASFGIKRLLAYGDSKVMIQQVNKDWECTQEKMDAYYREIQKLESKFYGLEFHHVLRDYNVAADVLSKLGSKRALVPAGVFVQSLRSPIVNIEEEPPTKPDLVPALGQEVLIADPDWRAPLIDFIMNNKSYPDGKDKQHVKLDPRAASYVVIGSDLYKHSTMSGSLSKCISQ